The following are encoded together in the Oncorhynchus masou masou isolate Uvic2021 chromosome 5, UVic_Omas_1.1, whole genome shotgun sequence genome:
- the LOC135527666 gene encoding transcription factor HES-5-like, which yields MAPVNICDMAMTTKEKIKLRKPVVEKMRRDRINSSIEQLKTLLKTELQAHQPNSKLEKADILETAVVYLKDNSMRLAASFNVASPVQSYAEGFTRCLEETLRFLSAKNQPTGSQQKLLNHFHRAQKLGDRVVLSPNRATVPHNSSTPKRVTPGGRGPMWRPW from the exons ATGGCTCCTGTCAATATTTGCGACATGGCGATGACCACGAAAGAGAAAATCAAA CTTAGaaaaccagtggtggaaaagatGCGCCGAGACCGCATTAACAGCAGCATCGAACAGCTCAAGACACTCCTCAAAACCGAACTTCAAGCACACCAACCCAACTCGAAACTGGAAAAGGCTGACATTCTCGAGACAGCTGTGGTTTACCTGAAAGACAACAGCATGCGCCTTGCTGCTTCATTCAACGTAGCGTCACCTGTCCAAAGCTACGCGGAGGGATTCACCCGCTGCCTGGAGGAGACGCTGCGCTTCCTCTCAGCGAAAAACCAGCCTACTGGCTCACAACAGAAGCTTCTCAATCACTTCCATCGCGCTCAGAAACTCGGTGATAGAGTCGTGCTGAGTCCAAACCGCGCAACGGTCCCTCACAACAGCAGCACTCCGAAACGTGTCACCCCAGGTGGAAGAGGGCCCATGTGGAGACCCTGGTGA